A window of the Sporohalobacter salinus genome harbors these coding sequences:
- the xseA gene encoding exodeoxyribonuclease VII large subunit, giving the protein MQQEIMTVTELTKYIKKRLESDKLLNSLLITGEISNFHHHSSGHMYFTLKDDNSRLKSVMFRSINQNLKFQPEGGMEVVASGYVSLYESRGQYQLYVQNLQPEGIGALHIAFEQLKEKLQKEGLFAEKYKQDIPQFPQKVGVITSSTGAAIRDILSVIQRRFMGVSILIAPATVQGEKAVPDLMESLEILNQQDDVDVIIIGRGGGSIEDLWAFNDENLARAIFSSQTPIISAVGHETDYTISDFVADLRAPTPSAAGELVVSNQEEIKRYLNKLTDNLIQNIEQKLKNCHNQLDNLMQRHIFLQPKRQLKDWKQRIDELKERLINLMERRLNLAQERLNSKIGKLDTLSPLSTLSRGYSYCRKRGEKESLSSVVEVETGDRLELFLSDGKLETEVISIKEKKLNGDESI; this is encoded by the coding sequence ATGCAGCAGGAGATAATGACAGTTACTGAATTAACCAAATATATTAAAAAAAGATTAGAAAGCGATAAATTATTGAATAGCCTACTAATTACTGGTGAGATTTCTAACTTTCATCATCATAGTTCAGGTCATATGTACTTTACTTTAAAAGATGATAACAGTCGGCTTAAGTCTGTTATGTTTCGCAGTATTAATCAAAATTTAAAGTTTCAACCTGAAGGTGGAATGGAAGTTGTAGCTTCAGGCTATGTTAGTCTTTATGAATCGCGTGGGCAGTATCAGTTATATGTACAGAATTTACAGCCAGAGGGAATTGGTGCTTTACATATTGCTTTTGAGCAATTGAAAGAGAAGCTACAGAAGGAAGGGCTTTTTGCTGAAAAATATAAACAGGATATTCCTCAGTTTCCTCAGAAAGTAGGTGTAATTACTTCATCTACAGGTGCTGCTATTCGTGATATATTGTCGGTTATTCAACGAAGATTTATGGGGGTATCTATTTTAATTGCGCCAGCTACTGTACAAGGAGAGAAGGCTGTTCCTGATTTAATGGAATCTTTGGAAATATTAAATCAACAGGATGATGTAGATGTAATTATTATTGGGCGTGGTGGAGGTTCTATAGAAGATTTATGGGCTTTTAATGATGAAAATTTGGCTAGAGCTATTTTTTCTTCTCAAACACCTATAATTTCTGCTGTTGGTCACGAAACTGATTACACTATTTCAGATTTTGTAGCTGATTTAAGAGCACCTACTCCATCGGCTGCTGGAGAATTAGTAGTATCTAATCAAGAAGAAATAAAGCGATATTTAAATAAGTTAACTGATAATTTAATTCAAAATATTGAGCAGAAATTAAAGAACTGTCATAATCAGCTTGATAATTTAATGCAGCGTCATATTTTTTTACAACCTAAGCGACAGCTTAAAGATTGGAAACAAAGAATTGATGAATTAAAGGAAAGATTAATAAATTTAATGGAGAGGCGGTTGAATTTAGCCCAAGAAAGATTAAATTCAAAAATAGGAAAGCTGGATACATTGTCTCCACTGAGTACGTTATCTAGAGGTTATAGTTATTGTCGAAAAAGAGGTGAAAAAGAGAGCTTATCTTCAGTGGTTGAAGTTGAAACTGGAGATAGATTAGAACTTTTTTTATCTGATGGTAAATTAGAGACAGAAGTAATAAGTATAAAAGAAAAAAAGCTTAATGGAGATGAATCTATATGA
- the xseB gene encoding exodeoxyribonuclease VII small subunit translates to MSDKEELSFGTALKQLEEIVNKLEGQELSLENSLAEFERGIKLSKFCSQTLEEAETKIETIIKDEADELQIEPYDME, encoded by the coding sequence ATGTCAGATAAAGAAGAACTTTCTTTTGGGACAGCATTGAAACAATTAGAAGAGATAGTTAATAAGCTTGAAGGTCAAGAACTAAGTTTAGAGAATTCGTTAGCTGAATTTGAGCGGGGAATTAAGTTATCTAAGTTCTGTTCTCAAACTTTAGAGGAAGCTGAAACTAAAATAGAGACGATTATTAAAGATGAAGCAGATGAATTACAGATTGAACCTTATGATATGGAGTAG
- a CDS encoding polyprenyl synthetase family protein, with protein MEIKDFLATKAKTIDQALDDYLPSEDKKPSRLHESMRYSTLIGGKRLRPVLTLTVAHYLFGVEEKKVMPAAIAIELIHNYSLIHDDLPCMDDDDYRRGELTNHKVFGDAISVLSGDALLTYAFELLTELDGDFAGEDIVRVSREISQSAGCQGMVGGQVVDILAEGAERKKDKKTDLEFIHRHKTGALLQASVRTGAILGGANKEELTALTIYAENIGLSFQIIDDILDVVGDEEKLGKEVGSDEGKNKVTFPSVYGLEESRDMAQKKIQSAKEAIGIFGKDAKLLVKLADYIIDRNY; from the coding sequence ATGGAGATTAAAGACTTTCTTGCTACTAAAGCCAAGACAATAGACCAAGCATTGGATGATTATTTACCATCTGAAGATAAAAAACCATCCAGATTACATGAATCCATGAGGTATAGCACTTTAATAGGAGGTAAACGTCTTCGGCCGGTTTTAACTTTGACAGTAGCTCATTATCTTTTTGGGGTAGAAGAGAAAAAGGTGATGCCGGCAGCAATAGCTATAGAATTGATTCATAATTATTCTTTAATTCATGATGATTTACCATGTATGGATGATGATGATTATCGTCGTGGGGAACTAACTAATCATAAAGTATTTGGTGATGCTATTTCTGTATTGTCAGGAGATGCTCTGTTAACTTATGCTTTTGAGTTACTGACTGAATTAGACGGTGATTTTGCAGGGGAAGATATAGTTCGAGTAAGTAGAGAAATATCACAGAGTGCAGGCTGTCAGGGTATGGTTGGGGGACAGGTTGTTGATATATTAGCTGAAGGTGCTGAACGCAAGAAAGATAAAAAAACAGATTTAGAGTTTATTCATAGGCATAAAACAGGTGCTTTGCTGCAAGCATCTGTTAGGACTGGAGCAATTTTAGGTGGAGCAAACAAAGAAGAATTAACAGCTTTAACTATTTATGCAGAGAATATTGGTTTGAGTTTCCAAATTATTGATGATATTCTAGATGTAGTTGGTGATGAAGAGAAGTTAGGAAAAGAAGTAGGAAGTGATGAAGGAAAAAATAAGGTTACTTTTCCTAGCGTTTATGGTTTAGAAGAGTCACGAGATATGGCTCAAAAGAAGATTCAATCTGCTAAAGAAGCTATTGGAATATTTGGTAAAGATGCTAAACTGTTAGTTAAGTTAGCAGATTATATTATTGATCGAAATTATTAA
- the dxs gene encoding 1-deoxy-D-xylulose-5-phosphate synthase, with the protein MKEYLQHITSPRDLDELSVKELDKVAEEIRKKIIVTLSKTGGHLASSLGVVELTLALHTIFSTPEDKIIWDVGHQAYAHKLITGRYDEFSSLRQYKGLSGFPKRSESKHDILNTGHSGTSISGALGMACSRDIKRKDNDVVAVIGDGALTGGMAFEALNHAGHLGTDLTVVLNDNEMSIEENVGAVSSYLTKLRTEPMLHQIKEDIEELVNKIPAIGSRVIKTVDRVKEGLKYLVVSGVLFEEMGFNYLGPVDGHNIEEMQKSLEYAKNLDGPALVHTITTKGKGYKPAENAPENFHGTSAFEIKTGESKRKRPLPTYSTIFSRTLINLAENDKDIIGITAAMPSGTGLDKFRAEFPDRFYDVGIAEQHAVTFGTGLALEGSKPVVTIYSTFLQRAYDQLIHDVALHEAPVTLAIDRAGLVGRDGETHQGVFDYAYLRQIPNFTVMAPKDENELQHMLKTAVNYSEPISLRYPRGMGVGVPLDSKLEELEIGKAEVLRKGSDIAILAIGSMVMPALEASKGLAKQDIEATVINSRFVKPLDEELILSLAAEHDQIITVEEHVLQGGFGSAVLEFLADNKITDVEIERMGISDEFVQQGSQDILLEQYDLNKSGIENRVLELVNNRVDKDD; encoded by the coding sequence ATGAAAGAATATCTACAACATATTACTTCACCTCGCGATTTAGATGAATTATCTGTAAAAGAATTAGATAAAGTAGCTGAAGAGATTAGAAAAAAGATAATTGTTACTCTGTCAAAGACTGGAGGACATTTAGCTTCCAGCTTAGGAGTTGTAGAGTTAACCTTAGCTTTACATACTATCTTTAGCACTCCTGAAGATAAGATTATTTGGGATGTCGGCCACCAGGCTTATGCTCATAAATTAATTACTGGTCGTTATGATGAATTTTCATCTTTACGTCAGTATAAAGGATTAAGTGGTTTTCCTAAACGAAGCGAGAGCAAACATGATATTTTAAATACAGGACACAGTGGCACTTCCATTTCTGGAGCTTTAGGTATGGCCTGTAGCCGTGATATTAAGCGGAAGGATAATGATGTAGTAGCAGTGATTGGTGATGGAGCTTTAACAGGAGGAATGGCTTTTGAAGCTTTAAATCATGCTGGCCATTTGGGAACAGATTTGACTGTAGTTTTAAATGATAATGAGATGTCAATAGAAGAAAATGTAGGAGCTGTTTCTAGTTACTTAACTAAATTAAGAACTGAACCTATGTTACATCAAATTAAAGAAGATATAGAGGAATTAGTTAATAAGATACCTGCTATTGGAAGTAGAGTAATAAAAACTGTAGATAGAGTAAAGGAAGGGCTTAAGTATTTAGTAGTTTCTGGAGTATTATTTGAAGAGATGGGCTTTAATTATTTAGGGCCTGTAGATGGACATAATATAGAAGAGATGCAAAAGAGTTTAGAGTATGCCAAAAATTTAGATGGTCCAGCTTTAGTACATACAATTACTACTAAAGGTAAAGGATATAAACCAGCTGAAAATGCTCCTGAAAATTTTCATGGGACAAGTGCTTTTGAAATAAAAACTGGAGAAAGCAAAAGAAAAAGGCCTTTACCAACTTATAGTACAATATTTAGTAGGACTTTAATAAATTTAGCTGAAAATGATAAAGATATTATAGGTATTACAGCAGCAATGCCTAGTGGAACTGGATTGGATAAATTTAGAGCTGAATTTCCTGATAGGTTCTATGATGTAGGTATTGCTGAACAACATGCTGTAACTTTTGGGACTGGATTAGCTTTAGAGGGTTCCAAACCTGTAGTAACTATTTATTCTACTTTCCTACAGCGGGCTTATGATCAGTTAATTCATGATGTCGCTTTGCATGAGGCTCCAGTGACACTTGCTATTGATAGGGCTGGACTAGTAGGTAGAGATGGTGAAACTCATCAGGGAGTTTTTGATTATGCTTATCTGCGCCAGATTCCTAATTTTACAGTAATGGCTCCTAAAGATGAGAATGAATTACAGCATATGTTAAAGACAGCAGTTAATTATTCAGAACCAATTTCGCTTCGTTATCCTCGGGGAATGGGGGTAGGTGTTCCGCTTGATTCTAAATTAGAAGAGTTAGAAATTGGAAAAGCAGAAGTGCTGCGCAAAGGTTCTGATATAGCTATTTTGGCTATCGGTTCTATGGTAATGCCAGCTCTAGAGGCTAGTAAAGGATTAGCTAAACAAGATATAGAAGCTACTGTAATAAATAGTCGATTTGTAAAACCGTTAGATGAGGAATTAATTTTGAGTTTAGCTGCGGAACATGATCAAATTATAACAGTTGAAGAACATGTGCTTCAGGGTGGTTTTGGTAGTGCTGTCTTAGAATTTTTAGCTGATAACAAAATTACTGATGTCGAAATAGAGAGAATGGGAATTTCTGATGAATTTGTTCAGCAGGGGAGTCAGGATATACTTTTAGAACAATATGATCTAAACAAATCTGGAATAGAAAATAGAGTACTCGAATTAGTAAATAATAGGGTTGATAAAGATGACTAA
- a CDS encoding TlyA family RNA methyltransferase, which yields MTKERLDKLVTEQGLYSSRSKAKRAIMAGLVLVDGELVDKAGTQIDVDADIEIKGKVHPYVSRGGLKLEKSLEVFDVEVKDKVIIDIGASTGGFTDCALQHGASKVYAVDVGYGQLAWKLRKDERVVNHERTNARYLTPDDFDTKFDLATIDVAFISLTKILPALIELLTPTGDILALIKPQFEAGPENVNNNGVVKDFEIHHEVIEKIISFAQKRGLSFVNLSFSPITGAQGHNIEYLAYFSLDESKAINKSCNKKIKEIIKQAQKELL from the coding sequence ATGACTAAAGAGAGATTAGACAAACTTGTTACTGAGCAGGGATTATATTCTAGTCGTTCAAAAGCTAAACGAGCAATTATGGCAGGATTAGTATTAGTTGATGGAGAGTTAGTTGATAAGGCTGGAACTCAGATTGATGTAGATGCAGATATAGAGATTAAAGGGAAGGTACACCCTTATGTTAGTCGCGGGGGATTAAAGTTAGAAAAGAGTTTAGAGGTATTTGATGTTGAGGTCAAGGATAAAGTAATTATTGATATCGGAGCTTCTACAGGTGGATTTACTGACTGTGCTTTACAGCACGGAGCTAGCAAGGTATATGCTGTAGATGTTGGATATGGTCAGTTGGCTTGGAAATTACGTAAAGATGAACGAGTAGTCAATCATGAACGTACTAATGCTCGCTATTTAACGCCGGATGATTTTGACACTAAATTTGATTTAGCTACTATTGATGTGGCTTTTATTTCGTTAACAAAAATACTACCAGCATTAATAGAATTATTGACTCCTACTGGTGATATATTGGCTTTAATCAAGCCGCAGTTTGAAGCTGGTCCTGAGAATGTAAATAATAATGGAGTAGTAAAGGACTTTGAGATTCATCATGAAGTTATTGAAAAGATTATTAGTTTTGCTCAAAAAAGAGGTTTATCTTTTGTAAATCTATCCTTTTCGCCTATTACAGGAGCTCAAGGACATAATATTGAATATTTGGCTTACTTTAGTTTAGATGAATCTAAAGCTATAAATAAGAGCTGTAATAAAAAGATTAAAGAGATAATCAAGCAAGCACAAAAGGAACTGTTGTAG
- a CDS encoding NAD(+)/NADH kinase yields MERIGLIPNPTKERAIKTVKKVINWLQERGIEYLIEQESAELVDELNKSSSCSRMVDEVDLVIVFGGDGTFLNTARNFANAEIPILGVNLGGLGFLTDIELSKLDSALEDLIANRFEIEERMMLEAEVIRKGESIQKVVAVNDVVVTKGSFSRIIKLKTYIDGEYLATYPADGLIVACPTGSTAYSLSAGGPIVNPKLNSLIVTPICPHTLSSRSIITAGDEVVEIEVEADHEDIKLTVDGQTGLKLISGDRVKIKHSDLVTRLVKLEDYNFYKILRNRIQFSDF; encoded by the coding sequence GTGGAAAGAATCGGTTTAATACCTAATCCTACTAAAGAAAGAGCAATAAAAACAGTAAAAAAGGTAATAAATTGGTTACAAGAAAGAGGAATTGAGTATTTAATAGAGCAGGAATCAGCCGAGCTAGTAGATGAGCTAAACAAAAGTTCTTCTTGTTCTAGAATGGTAGATGAAGTTGATTTAGTTATTGTTTTTGGCGGTGATGGAACATTTTTGAATACTGCTCGTAATTTCGCTAATGCTGAGATACCTATTTTAGGTGTTAATTTAGGAGGATTAGGATTTTTAACTGATATAGAATTGAGTAAACTTGATTCAGCTTTAGAAGACTTAATTGCCAATAGATTCGAAATTGAAGAGCGGATGATGCTAGAAGCAGAAGTCATTCGTAAGGGAGAAAGTATTCAAAAAGTAGTTGCTGTAAATGATGTAGTAGTAACTAAGGGATCTTTTTCGCGGATAATAAAATTAAAGACTTATATTGATGGTGAGTATCTAGCAACTTATCCAGCTGATGGATTAATAGTTGCTTGTCCTACTGGTTCTACAGCTTATTCGCTATCAGCTGGCGGACCTATAGTTAATCCTAAATTGAATTCATTGATAGTTACTCCTATTTGTCCACATACATTAAGTTCTCGGTCAATTATTACTGCTGGCGATGAAGTGGTGGAAATAGAGGTTGAGGCAGACCATGAAGACATAAAGTTGACTGTAGATGGGCAGACTGGTTTGAAATTAATTTCTGGTGATAGAGTAAAGATTAAACATTCCGATTTAGTTACTAGGCTAGTAAAATTGGAAGATTATAATTTTTATAAAATTTTAAGAAATAGAATCCAGTTTAGTGATTTTTAG
- the argR gene encoding arginine repressor yields the protein MKSKRHLKIMKHIQQEEISTQQELAARLRKDGIAVTQATVSRDIKELGLIKVPTKNEGYKYALPPEREQSDLQGRMERMFHDSIVDFDKSENLIIINTLPGTANGVASLIDNADWEGVLSTLAGDDTILIIVKPKEMVEEILEKLHQLTI from the coding sequence ATGAAAAGCAAACGGCATTTAAAAATTATGAAGCATATTCAGCAGGAAGAGATTAGTACTCAACAGGAATTGGCGGCTAGGTTAAGAAAAGATGGCATAGCGGTAACTCAGGCTACTGTTTCTAGAGACATTAAAGAATTAGGATTAATTAAGGTGCCGACGAAAAATGAAGGATATAAGTATGCTTTACCTCCCGAACGTGAACAGAGTGATCTTCAAGGACGAATGGAGAGGATGTTTCATGATTCAATAGTTGATTTTGATAAGAGTGAAAATTTAATTATAATTAATACTCTACCTGGAACAGCCAACGGAGTAGCTTCTTTAATTGATAATGCTGATTGGGAAGGAGTATTATCTACGCTTGCAGGTGATGATACAATTTTAATTATTGTTAAACCGAAAGAGATGGTAGAAGAAATTCTTGAAAAATTACATCAGTTAACCATCTAG